Proteins encoded in a region of the Paracholeplasma manati genome:
- a CDS encoding immunoglobulin-like domain-containing protein has protein sequence MRKLFILLSFVVLFAISGTVVAAARPANVNVTITSSFDNDNKNLSHSITSLPVGNVFQLNASNIQASYTFAFWVINGVVRDDLAATDSIRLQTSMNIQAVFHKAGEYAVLFVDSNGKLISTQYVLENGSVTPPSYAGFTKPGLQVNSSEPWKSLEGATTFDNIQSSRVYVLQYTAGTPVSVTLSITGGVATPSNPNRNDLVTLVASDIPNFKYWKDGNGQVLSYQSTFVFTAVKDVTIIAETSDVKTPETLVTMSSDLAIRENYETYVGRFELEAGHELVEWGFLLSDETLGLLSFETPNVIIAKSNTYNLETNEFVMSFSEVTFSSIRAYVLINNGTSVEEILSAPAAITSDLIISEYLEGSSSNKAIEIFNGTGSSIDLSNYSIKLYTNGSPTAGTTLVLSGTLLNGETYVISNSGSNATILAIADITNGVANFNGDDAIELLKNDIVIDTFGVVGEDPGTSWAVGSGATAEYTLVRKTSVTSPNVSWNVNEWEVYPQDSTSFLGSHSLQTATDSQKVVIDANGLNLVSEVKQNTTLSLPSSGANGSTISWTSDTTEVITNAGVVTLPSGQPVVVIMTATVSLNGTEKQVAFEVTVGLTDLEKATADRDAISLTLNYTEATTITLSNSGLNGSTISWASDNALINASSGSVTMPGSGQVEVTLTATIANGTAELTKDFIITVGSSTQTEELLFSYNFLDGGSSNNSAYASTNISTNVSYAGDNPGGTSGTTAWVANYANLSLSTGTRLGGKLVSVVSNDNTNSANLKTAFTYSNILTKVELLGLTTFGTAGNVGNIYLQVSTDGVSWTTVSTQTFASTITFGSLNVSSGNYIRVLVQITASTTISGIQFTGLKVYGYPI, from the coding sequence TCCTTTGATAATGATAACAAAAATCTTAGTCACTCAATTACTTCATTGCCAGTAGGTAATGTCTTTCAATTGAACGCTAGCAACATCCAAGCTTCTTACACATTCGCTTTTTGGGTAATCAATGGCGTTGTCAGAGATGATTTGGCTGCTACGGATTCAATTAGACTTCAAACAAGTATGAACATACAAGCAGTTTTCCACAAAGCTGGAGAATATGCTGTTTTATTTGTGGACTCTAATGGTAAACTAATTTCCACTCAATATGTATTGGAAAACGGATCTGTTACTCCACCAAGTTATGCTGGATTTACAAAACCTGGGTTACAAGTTAATTCGAGTGAACCTTGGAAATCATTGGAAGGCGCAACTACTTTTGATAATATCCAATCCTCAAGAGTATACGTTTTACAATATACCGCAGGAACGCCTGTTTCAGTAACACTTTCAATTACTGGTGGTGTTGCTACACCATCAAATCCAAATAGAAATGATTTAGTTACATTGGTTGCAAGTGATATTCCAAACTTCAAGTATTGGAAAGATGGCAATGGACAAGTTCTTTCTTATCAATCAACATTTGTATTTACAGCAGTCAAAGATGTCACAATTATTGCTGAAACCAGTGATGTTAAAACACCTGAAACATTGGTAACGATGTCATCTGATTTAGCAATTCGTGAAAACTATGAAACTTATGTTGGTCGTTTTGAATTAGAAGCTGGACATGAGCTTGTTGAATGGGGTTTCTTACTATCTGACGAAACATTAGGTTTATTAAGTTTTGAAACACCTAATGTTATTATTGCAAAATCAAATACATACAACCTTGAAACAAATGAGTTCGTAATGAGTTTTTCTGAAGTAACCTTCTCAAGTATTAGAGCATACGTTCTAATTAACAATGGGACATCTGTTGAAGAAATATTAAGTGCTCCAGCAGCAATCACCTCAGATCTAATTATTTCTGAGTACCTAGAAGGAAGTTCAAGCAATAAGGCAATAGAAATATTCAATGGTACTGGTTCATCAATTGATTTAAGCAATTATAGCATCAAACTATACACTAATGGTTCACCAACTGCAGGAACTACACTTGTTTTAAGTGGGACACTCTTAAACGGTGAAACCTATGTAATTTCTAATTCTGGTTCCAATGCAACAATACTTGCCATTGCAGATATAACTAATGGAGTAGCTAATTTTAACGGTGATGATGCAATAGAACTATTAAAAAACGATATCGTAATTGATACTTTTGGTGTTGTTGGAGAGGATCCTGGTACATCTTGGGCTGTTGGATCTGGTGCAACTGCTGAATATACATTAGTTAGAAAGACAAGTGTTACTAGTCCTAATGTAAGTTGGAATGTTAATGAGTGGGAAGTATACCCTCAAGATTCAACTTCGTTCTTAGGTAGTCATTCACTTCAAACAGCAACAGATTCACAAAAAGTAGTTATTGACGCAAATGGATTGAATTTAGTTAGTGAAGTTAAACAAAACACAACTTTATCGTTGCCTTCTTCTGGCGCAAATGGATCCACAATATCTTGGACCTCAGATACTACTGAAGTTATAACAAATGCAGGTGTGGTAACATTACCTTCTGGACAACCAGTCGTAGTTATAATGACTGCAACAGTTTCATTGAATGGTACTGAAAAACAAGTTGCATTTGAAGTTACAGTAGGTTTGACTGATTTAGAAAAAGCTACAGCTGACAGGGATGCAATTTCTCTAACTTTAAATTATACAGAAGCAACTACTATTACCCTTTCTAATAGTGGTCTAAATGGATCAACCATATCATGGGCTAGTGATAACGCATTAATTAATGCATCATCGGGTAGTGTGACTATGCCAGGATCAGGACAGGTTGAAGTTACTCTAACTGCAACTATAGCAAATGGCACTGCCGAGTTAACAAAGGATTTCATAATAACAGTTGGATCAAGTACTCAAACTGAGGAACTATTATTTTCTTATAATTTCTTAGATGGTGGTTCTAGTAATAATAGTGCATATGCAAGTACAAATATAAGTACAAATGTTTCATATGCTGGGGATAATCCAGGAGGAACATCAGGAACAACTGCTTGGGTAGCTAATTATGCAAACTTAAGTTTATCAACAGGTACTAGATTAGGTGGTAAATTGGTATCAGTCGTATCAAATGACAATACTAATTCAGCTAATTTGAAAACTGCTTTTACATATTCAAATATATTAACTAAAGTAGAATTGTTAGGTTTAACCACATTTGGTACTGCAGGAAATGTAGGAAATATTTATTTACAAGTTTCTACAGATGGAGTATCTTGGACAACGGTGAGTACTCAAACATTTGCATCAACTATAACTTTTGGAAGTTTAAATGTATCTTCTGGTAATTATATTAGAGTCTTAGTACAAATTACTGCATCAACCACAATCTCAGGTATTCAATTTACAGGATTAAAGGTATACGGATACCCGATTTAA
- a CDS encoding endonuclease has product MSNDAVYNYTVGDTWSTSTALSWCSANDNVDGAVFCELNDTQVDTSQAGTYTITYTAEDSSNNLATLQKTITVSAESSSGLTLTGYYSSANGLTDSALIQQLRSILNSTYAGKNYDYAGSGEALWDTDEDPNNPNNLIEFYTGQSRAGAWDAGVTYNREHIFPQSLLGVSASGVNAASDLHNLKPADASINSSRGNKFYDLVTNSNSYYPERTEIHGDIARMLFYMVIMYDEYTLVSTVPVVYQMANLTTLLQWHLADPVDAFEMRRNDRIQYHQGNRNPFIDYPELINYMNIGSA; this is encoded by the coding sequence ATCTCTAATGATGCTGTTTATAACTATACTGTAGGGGATACCTGGAGTACTTCAACTGCACTGTCATGGTGTAGTGCAAACGACAATGTGGATGGTGCAGTCTTCTGTGAACTCAATGATACACAAGTCGACACCTCACAAGCGGGAACATATACAATTACATACACAGCAGAAGATAGTAGTAACAACTTAGCTACACTCCAGAAAACCATTACTGTTTCAGCAGAATCTAGCAGCGGTTTAACCTTAACTGGATATTATTCATCTGCTAACGGATTAACAGACAGTGCTTTGATTCAACAATTAAGAAGTATATTGAATAGCACCTATGCCGGTAAAAACTATGATTATGCCGGTAGTGGTGAAGCTTTATGGGATACCGATGAAGACCCAAATAACCCAAATAATCTCATTGAGTTCTATACAGGACAATCAAGAGCTGGGGCTTGGGATGCAGGTGTTACCTATAATCGTGAACACATATTTCCCCAATCCTTATTGGGTGTCAGTGCAAGTGGCGTGAATGCTGCTTCAGATTTACACAATCTTAAGCCCGCAGACGCTTCCATTAACTCTTCAAGAGGAAATAAGTTTTATGATTTGGTAACAAACTCAAATTCTTATTATCCCGAAAGAACCGAAATCCATGGCGATATCGCGAGAATGTTATTCTATATGGTGATTATGTATGACGAATACACATTGGTTAGTACAGTTCCAGTAGTCTATCAAATGGCGAATTTAACGACACTTTTGCAGTGGCACTTAGCTGACCCAGTGGATGCGTTTGAAATGAGAAGAAATGACCGTATTCAATACCATCAAGGAAACCGTAACCCATTCATCGATTACCCAGAGCTGATCAATTATATGAATATTGGTTCAGCTTAA